A genomic window from Passer domesticus isolate bPasDom1 chromosome Z, bPasDom1.hap1, whole genome shotgun sequence includes:
- the ERCC8 gene encoding DNA excision repair protein ERCC-8 — protein sequence MLGLMAARQAGLDDPARLRRAERTRRVLSLELNKDRDVERIHGSGVNTLDIEPVEGRYMLSGGSDGVIVLYDLENLSRKPSYTCKALFSVGRSHPDVHKFSVETVQWYPHDTGMFTSSSFDKTLKIWDTNTLQPADIFHFEGTVYSHHMSPVATKHCLIAVGTKSPKVQLCDLKSGSSSHILQGHRQEVLAVSWSPRHEYVLATGSADGRVKLWDVRRASGCLSTLDQYNGEKSKASSEAANTAHNGRVNGLCYTNDGLHLLTIGTDDRMRLWNSSTGENTLVNYGKVCNESRKGLKFAISCGCNPEFAFVPYGSTIAVYTVFTGELITMLRGHYSTVNCCVFQPHFQELYSGSKDCNILAWIPSPREPVPDDISEKSLPQQHVNPAYEDAWSSSDDEG from the exons ATGTTGGGGCTCATGGCTGCCCGCCAGGCCGGGCTGGACGACCCCGCGCGGCTGCGCCGGGCCGAGCGCACCCGGAG GGTTTTAAGTTTGGAATTAAATAAAGATAGAGATGTGGAAAGAATACACGGAAGCGGTGTCAACACCCTTGATATTGAACCTGTTGAGGGAAGATA CATGTTATCTGGTGGATCGGATGGTGTTATTGTACTTTATGACCTTGAAAACTTGAGCAGGAAACCAAGTTACACATGTAAAGCACTTTTTTCAGTTGGAAG GAGTCATCCTGATGTACATAAATTCAGTGTGGAGACAGTCCAGTGGTATCCTCATGACACTGGCATGTTTACATCGAGCTCGTTTGATAAAACCTTGAAAATATGGGATACAAATACTTTGCAA CCTGCAGATATTTTTCACTTTGAGGGAACTGTCTATAGCCATCACATGTCTCCAGTTGCTACAAAGCATTGTTTAATAGCAG TTGGTACCAAAAGCCCCAAAGTACAACTCTGTGACTTGAAGTCGGGATCCAGTTCTCACATTCTGCAGG GTCACAGACAAGAAGTATTGGCAGTGTCTTGGTCCCCACGTCACGAATATGTTTTGGCAACAGGAAG TGCTGATGGTAGAGTAAAATTATGGGATGTGAGGCGAGCTTCTGGATGTCTAAGTACACTTGATCAGTACAATGGAGAAAAGTCCAAAGCATCTTCTGAGGCAG CAAACACTGCTCACAATGGGAGGGTTAATGGTTTATGCTATACAAATGATGGACTTCACCTGCTAACCATTGGTACAGATGATCGGATGCGACTCTGGAATAGCTCCACTGGAGAAAACACCTTA GTGAACTATGGGAAAGTCTGTAATGAAAGTAGGAAAGGACTCAAATTTGCCATCTCTTGTGGCTGTAATCCAGAGTTTGCCTTTGTTCCGTATGGAAGTACCATTGCTGTTTATACAGTTTTCACAGGAGAGCTGATAACTATGCTTAGAGGGCATTATAGTACTGTCAACTGCTGTGTGTTTCAACCTCATTTTCAG GAACTTTATAGTGGTAGCAAAGACTGCAATATCCTTGCATGGATACCATCTCCACGAGAGCCAGTTCCTGATGACATTTCTGAAAAG TCTCTGCCTCAACAACATGTAAATCCAGCATATGAAGACGCATGGAGCAGCAGTGATGATGAAGGCTGA